In the Molothrus ater isolate BHLD 08-10-18 breed brown headed cowbird chromosome 26, BPBGC_Mater_1.1, whole genome shotgun sequence genome, one interval contains:
- the R3HDM4 gene encoding R3H domain-containing protein 4 — translation MVVLRGGAGPEEPFPRIEDCLPLLQDSPSKRFSPSKRKQYYINKAIRNSDLIPRAKGRKSLQRLENTRYLMTLLEQDECGSDEGELTHSATPSIFTEACNNETYVEIWNDFMNRSGEEQERVLLYLEEEARKKHRRKLPVKNEDKWKELPAYTPQECFQRISRRLRATLKRGRIPMGTLEGLEEELLAFFSVTPHSVYTALMDNSFERLLLHALCQYMDLVSASSDIEGKRQMKVSNKHRVFLPPELLLSDYLGQMS, via the exons gAGGATCGAGGATtgcctgcccctgctgcaggactCTCCCTCCAAGCGTTTCTCTCCGTCCAAGAGGAAGCAGTACTACATCAACAAAGCCATCCGCAACTCCGACCTCATCCCCAGGGCCAAGGGCCGCAAGAGCCTCCAGAGGCTGGAGAACA CTCGTTACCTGATGACGCTTCTGGAGCAGGATGAGTGCGGGAGCGACGAGGGAGAGCTCACCCACTCTGCCACCCCCAGCATCTTCACTGAGGCCTGTAACAATGAGACCTATGTGGAG ATCTGGAACGACTTCATGAACCGCTCgggagaagagcaggagagggTCCTGCTCTACCTGGAGGAGGAGGCCAGGAAGAAGCACAGGAGGAAGCTGCCTGTCAAGAATGAAGACAAGTGGAaag agctccctgcctaCACCCCCCAGGAGTGCTTCCAGCGCATCAGCCGCCGCCTGCGCGCCACCCTCAAGCGGGGCAGGATCCCCATG gggacgctggaggggctggaggaggagctgctggccttCTTCTCTGTCACCCCCCACTCTGTGTACACAGCCCTGATGGATAACAG cttTGAGAGGCTCCTGCTCCACGCACTCTGCCAGTACATGGATCTCGTCTCTGCCA GCTCGGACATCGAAGGGAAGCGCCAGATGAAAGTGAGCAACAAACACCGCGTGTTCCTGCccccggagctgctgctctcagactACCTGGGCCAGATGAGCTGA